From one Thalassospira lucentensis genomic stretch:
- a CDS encoding efflux RND transporter permease subunit — MAKFFIDRPVFAWVVALVIMLAGGLSILQLPIEQYPSIAPPSVQIEATYPGASAETVENTVTQVIEQEMNGLDYLRYMSSNSSATGSASITLTFEPEADPDIAQVQVQNKLQAAMSRLPSEVQQQGITVSKSSGSFLMVLGFVSADGSMNAEDLSDFVVSTIEDPIARVNGVGSVQVFGAQHAMRIWLDPNKLISYNLTVSDVSAAIEAQNTEVTAGQIGGAPSVPGQQINATITAQSKLQTVDEFANILLRVNTDGSQIRLGDIARIEIGGESYDVIARYNAQAATGIGINLATGANALDTAEAVKARVEELKPFFPQGMEVVYPYDTTPFVKVSIEEVVHTLFEAIVLVFVVMFVFLQNWRATLIPTIAVPVVLLGTFGVLAAFGYSINTLTMFGMVLAIGLLVDDAIVVVENVERVMHEDGLPPREATRKSMSQITGALVGIALVLSAVFVPMAFFAGSTGAIYRQFSITIVSAMVLSVIVAIVLTPALCATMLKPSKGDPHAKKGFFGWFNRGFDKTNNFYQGSVGHVVNRKWRYLFVYGILVGCLAFLFVRLPGSFLPDEDQGIMFSMVQLPAGASQERTVEVLKKLEKHFMEDEKEVVNGIFTVAGFSFAGSGQNAGIAFVNLKDWSERNEPGQSVAAVIGRAYGAFAQIREAMVFAFAPPAIIELGTANGFDMQLVDRGGSGHDALMAARNQLLGMAAQDPRLVGVRPNGLNDMPQFDINIDQEKASALGVDIADINRTLATAWGSSYVNDFIEKGRVKRVYMQADAKYRMMPEDLDHWYVRNSHDEMVPISAFSTTQWTYGSPRLERFNGLSSVNIQGQAAPGVASGDAMKAMEEIVAKLPGGIGLEWQGLSYEEREAGEQGPALYALSMIVVFLCLAALYESWAIPVSVMMVVPLGVLGAVIAALLRGLPDDVYFQVAILTTIGLSAKNAILIVEFARELYDQGMGLLEATIEAARQRLRPIIMTSMAFTLGVLPLAISTGAGAGARVAVGTGVMGGMIAATILAIFFVPLFFVLIVGAFAKNRSKRGDVKAAHEHPAE; from the coding sequence ATGGCAAAGTTTTTTATTGATCGCCCCGTCTTCGCCTGGGTTGTGGCCCTGGTGATCATGCTGGCGGGGGGGCTGTCCATTCTGCAGCTGCCGATCGAACAATATCCTTCGATTGCACCGCCATCGGTGCAGATCGAGGCGACCTATCCGGGGGCTTCGGCGGAAACCGTGGAAAACACGGTGACGCAGGTTATCGAGCAGGAAATGAACGGGCTGGATTATCTGCGCTATATGTCGTCGAACAGTAGTGCGACGGGTAGTGCATCCATCACGCTGACCTTCGAACCCGAAGCTGATCCCGATATCGCGCAGGTTCAGGTGCAGAACAAGTTGCAGGCCGCCATGTCGCGCCTGCCAAGCGAAGTTCAGCAGCAGGGCATCACGGTTTCGAAATCGAGCGGTTCGTTCCTGATGGTTCTGGGCTTTGTGTCGGCCGATGGTTCGATGAATGCCGAAGACCTTTCGGATTTCGTGGTTTCGACCATCGAAGACCCGATTGCGCGTGTGAATGGTGTCGGTTCGGTTCAGGTGTTCGGTGCCCAGCACGCGATGCGTATCTGGCTCGACCCGAACAAGCTGATTTCCTATAACCTGACGGTTTCCGATGTCAGTGCCGCGATTGAAGCCCAGAATACCGAAGTCACCGCCGGTCAGATCGGTGGTGCGCCTTCGGTGCCGGGGCAGCAGATCAACGCGACGATTACCGCCCAAAGCAAGCTGCAGACGGTTGACGAGTTTGCCAATATTCTGCTGCGTGTAAACACGGACGGATCGCAAATCCGTCTGGGCGATATCGCCCGTATCGAGATAGGCGGCGAAAGCTATGACGTGATTGCGCGTTATAATGCGCAGGCCGCAACCGGTATCGGTATCAACCTTGCAACCGGGGCCAATGCGCTTGATACCGCCGAGGCGGTCAAGGCGCGCGTCGAGGAACTCAAACCCTTCTTCCCGCAGGGGATGGAAGTGGTTTATCCCTATGACACGACCCCATTCGTCAAGGTTTCGATCGAGGAAGTGGTTCACACCCTGTTTGAAGCCATCGTGCTTGTTTTCGTGGTGATGTTCGTGTTCCTGCAAAACTGGCGCGCGACCCTGATCCCGACGATTGCGGTGCCGGTGGTTTTGCTGGGTACCTTCGGGGTGCTGGCGGCGTTTGGTTATTCTATCAACACGCTGACCATGTTTGGCATGGTGCTGGCCATCGGCCTTCTGGTCGATGACGCCATCGTGGTGGTCGAAAACGTTGAACGTGTGATGCATGAAGACGGTTTGCCGCCGCGTGAGGCGACGCGCAAATCCATGAGCCAGATTACCGGCGCGCTTGTTGGTATTGCGCTGGTTCTGTCGGCGGTGTTCGTGCCGATGGCCTTCTTTGCCGGGTCGACCGGGGCGATTTATCGCCAGTTCTCGATCACGATCGTTTCGGCGATGGTGCTGTCGGTGATTGTGGCGATTGTCCTGACACCAGCACTTTGTGCGACCATGCTTAAACCGTCCAAGGGTGATCCGCATGCTAAGAAAGGTTTCTTTGGCTGGTTCAACCGCGGGTTCGACAAGACCAACAACTTCTATCAGGGCAGTGTCGGCCATGTTGTGAACCGCAAATGGCGCTATCTGTTCGTGTATGGCATTCTTGTCGGCTGTCTGGCCTTCCTGTTTGTGCGTCTGCCGGGCTCGTTCCTGCCGGACGAGGATCAGGGGATCATGTTCTCGATGGTTCAGCTGCCGGCCGGTGCCTCGCAGGAACGGACGGTCGAGGTTCTCAAGAAGCTTGAGAAGCACTTCATGGAAGACGAGAAGGAAGTGGTGAACGGTATCTTTACCGTGGCTGGCTTCTCGTTTGCCGGTAGTGGCCAGAATGCGGGTATTGCCTTCGTCAACCTGAAAGACTGGTCGGAACGTAACGAACCGGGCCAGTCGGTTGCGGCGGTGATCGGGCGGGCCTATGGTGCCTTTGCCCAGATCCGCGAGGCCATGGTCTTTGCCTTTGCCCCGCCGGCGATTATCGAGCTCGGTACGGCGAACGGTTTCGACATGCAGTTGGTCGACCGTGGCGGCTCGGGGCATGATGCCCTGATGGCGGCACGCAACCAGTTGCTTGGCATGGCGGCACAGGACCCGCGCCTTGTGGGGGTTCGCCCGAACGGCCTGAATGACATGCCGCAGTTCGACATCAATATCGATCAGGAAAAGGCAAGCGCGCTGGGGGTTGATATTGCCGATATCAACCGCACGCTGGCAACCGCCTGGGGGTCGAGCTATGTCAACGACTTCATCGAAAAAGGCCGTGTGAAGCGCGTCTATATGCAGGCAGATGCGAAATACCGCATGATGCCCGAAGACCTTGATCACTGGTATGTCCGCAACAGCCATGACGAGATGGTACCGATTTCCGCCTTCTCGACCACGCAATGGACATATGGATCACCACGTCTGGAACGCTTTAACGGTCTTTCGTCTGTCAATATTCAGGGGCAGGCGGCACCGGGTGTTGCATCGGGTGATGCGATGAAGGCGATGGAAGAAATCGTCGCCAAGCTTCCGGGCGGCATCGGCCTTGAATGGCAGGGGCTTTCCTATGAAGAACGCGAGGCAGGCGAACAGGGTCCGGCCCTTTATGCCCTGTCGATGATCGTGGTCTTCCTGTGCCTTGCGGCGCTGTATGAAAGCTGGGCCATTCCGGTTTCGGTGATGATGGTCGTGCCACTGGGCGTTTTGGGTGCCGTGATTGCAGCCTTGCTGCGCGGGCTTCCCGATGACGTTTACTTCCAGGTCGCGATCCTGACCACCATCGGGCTTTCGGCCAAGAATGCCATTCTGATCGTCGAGTTCGCACGCGAACTTTATGATCAGGGGATGGGGCTGCTTGAAGCCACGATCGAGGCCGCGCGTCAGCGTCTGCGTCCGATCATCATGACTTCGATGGCCTTTACGCTTGGTGTTCTGCCGCTTGCGATCAGTACCGGTGCCGGTGCGGGGGCGCGTGTTGCGGTGGGTACCGGGGTTATGGGCGGCATGATTGCGGCAACGATCCTTGCGATCTTCTTCGTGCCGCTGTTCTTCGTGCTGATTGTTGGTGCCTTTGCCAAGAACCGTTCGAAACGCGGTGATGTCAAGGCGGCCCACGAACATCCGGCCGAATAA
- a CDS encoding SH3 domain-containing protein, translating into MNKAVLRGTTALVLMSVLALGGCNKTTGQTVGSIVGVVGGTLLGAQFGSGTGQLIATAIGATAGYMIGDWVGGMLDPKDAEAVQQATTRTLDAGNDGETVTWNNPDTGASAEIIPTNTRQVAAKVDVQRPKVVASPVGMTIVGEERVITKGANVRSAPSTDSDILTGLRAGDHINAVGSVANGNWYLVGRDGKAIGYVYHTLLAEPNTAPDMQMVAADPAQDPEAAKVAAEEVVERDSDVIDLDAEFETETLIVQTTCRDVSMTVSDGSESEQKSYSACKSPDGVWELG; encoded by the coding sequence ATGAATAAAGCTGTGTTGCGTGGCACGACCGCGCTGGTTCTGATGTCTGTACTCGCACTTGGCGGATGCAACAAGACGACGGGGCAGACCGTCGGTTCCATCGTCGGGGTGGTCGGGGGGACATTGTTAGGCGCACAGTTCGGCAGCGGAACCGGTCAGCTTATCGCAACCGCCATCGGGGCGACGGCGGGCTACATGATTGGCGACTGGGTCGGTGGAATGCTTGACCCCAAAGATGCCGAAGCCGTGCAGCAGGCGACCACCCGGACTCTCGATGCGGGAAATGACGGTGAAACAGTTACCTGGAATAACCCCGATACCGGGGCAAGTGCCGAAATCATACCGACCAATACCCGACAGGTGGCGGCCAAGGTGGATGTACAGCGTCCGAAAGTCGTGGCTAGCCCAGTGGGCATGACGATTGTGGGAGAAGAGCGTGTGATCACCAAGGGGGCCAATGTGCGTTCCGCGCCTTCGACTGATTCAGATATCCTGACAGGGTTGAGGGCTGGCGATCATATCAATGCGGTTGGTAGTGTTGCCAACGGCAACTGGTATCTGGTCGGGCGTGATGGCAAGGCCATTGGTTATGTGTATCACACGCTTTTGGCAGAGCCGAACACGGCCCCCGACATGCAAATGGTAGCAGCAGATCCAGCACAAGACCCCGAAGCAGCGAAAGTTGCGGCGGAAGAGGTTGTCGAGCGCGATAGCGACGTCATTGATCTTGATGCAGAGTTCGAGACTGAGACATTGATCGTGCAGACGACCTGCCGCGACGTTTCCATGACTGTCAGCGATGGCAGCGAGAGCGAGCAGAAAAGCTATTCCGCGTGCAAGTCGCCGGATGGTGTATGGGAGCTTGGCTGA
- the argE gene encoding acetylornithine deacetylase yields the protein MSAANTTAMPSEATLDWLAKLISHPSVSLTPNLALIEQAQGYLEDLGYLCAVVFDETKSKANLYATIGPAVDGGVILSGHSDVVPVEGQNWASDPFTTDIRGDRLYGRGACDMKGFLACLLAKAETFKNADLRVPIHLAFTYDEEVGCLGVPSLVEAINALPHKPAMCIVGEPTNMQVITQHKGKYSARAHFTGRSGHSSLPGEGVNAVEFASEFVVFLRRLGQKFRNEGPHDDEFVPNHTTFHSGVIHGGTQLNIIPQNCYVDFEFRNLPNHDRNELKGLIFDYLDNTLIPQMRETYDDVGVEIEVVSDMPGLATGDDEEVTRLVMELTGANTTGKVSFGTEAGVFSAMGDIPTVVCGPGSIEQAHKPDEFIELDQLARCEKFLDKLLAVLVRK from the coding sequence ATGAGTGCCGCCAACACCACCGCTATGCCGTCCGAGGCAACCCTTGACTGGCTCGCTAAACTGATCAGCCATCCAAGTGTTAGCCTGACCCCGAACCTTGCCCTGATCGAACAGGCGCAAGGCTATCTTGAGGACCTCGGCTATCTGTGCGCGGTCGTGTTTGACGAAACCAAAAGCAAGGCGAACCTTTACGCCACCATCGGCCCCGCGGTTGATGGCGGCGTGATCCTGTCAGGCCATAGCGACGTGGTTCCGGTCGAAGGCCAGAACTGGGCATCCGATCCCTTCACCACCGATATCCGCGGCGACAGGCTTTATGGCCGCGGCGCATGTGACATGAAGGGCTTTCTGGCCTGTCTGCTGGCCAAGGCGGAAACCTTCAAAAATGCCGATTTGCGCGTGCCGATCCATCTGGCTTTCACCTATGACGAGGAAGTCGGCTGCCTTGGCGTGCCAAGCCTGGTCGAAGCGATCAATGCCCTGCCCCACAAACCCGCCATGTGCATCGTGGGCGAGCCGACCAACATGCAGGTCATCACCCAGCATAAGGGCAAATATTCTGCCCGCGCGCATTTTACCGGACGTTCCGGTCATTCATCCCTTCCGGGCGAAGGGGTCAATGCAGTTGAATTTGCATCGGAATTTGTCGTCTTTCTGCGCCGCCTTGGCCAAAAATTCCGCAACGAAGGCCCGCATGATGACGAGTTCGTTCCCAACCATACGACCTTCCATAGCGGCGTGATCCATGGCGGCACACAGCTCAACATCATCCCGCAGAATTGCTATGTCGATTTTGAATTCCGCAACCTGCCCAATCATGACCGCAACGAGCTTAAGGGCCTGATTTTCGATTATCTCGACAATACCCTGATCCCGCAAATGCGCGAAACCTATGACGATGTCGGGGTTGAAATCGAAGTCGTATCCGATATGCCCGGCCTCGCCACCGGCGATGACGAGGAAGTCACCAGACTGGTCATGGAACTGACAGGTGCCAACACCACCGGCAAGGTCAGCTTTGGCACCGAAGCCGGCGTATTCTCGGCAATGGGCGACATCCCCACCGTCGTCTGCGGCCCCGGCAGCATCGAACAGGCCCACAAACCCGACGAATTCATCGAACTCGACCAGCTCGCGCGCTGCGAAAAGTTCCTCGACAAGCTTTTGGCGGTACTGGTCCGAAAGTAG
- a CDS encoding NAD kinase translates to MHIHSIAFVAADTKIAQDAMYRLKHRYGHVSPDTADVIVALGGDGFMLETLHRYMGRKVPIYGMNRGTVGFLMNEFREMDLPERIAEAQTVELHPLQMEAHTMQGESMCALAINEVSLLRETRQAAKLRIKIDGVERLAELVCDGALVCTPAGSTAYNLSAHGPILPMGSGLMALTPISPFRPRRWRGALLPHGAEVVFDVQDPQKRPVSAVADYTEVRDVSRVIIREDSNMKIKLLFDPEHNLEERILKEQFVE, encoded by the coding sequence ATGCATATTCATTCCATCGCCTTTGTCGCTGCCGACACCAAAATTGCCCAGGACGCGATGTATCGCCTGAAACATCGCTACGGCCATGTTTCGCCGGACACCGCCGATGTCATTGTTGCGCTTGGCGGCGATGGTTTCATGCTTGAAACCCTGCATCGTTATATGGGCCGCAAGGTGCCGATCTATGGCATGAACCGGGGCACGGTCGGCTTTCTGATGAATGAATTCCGTGAAATGGATCTGCCCGAACGCATTGCCGAAGCCCAGACCGTCGAACTGCACCCGCTGCAGATGGAAGCCCACACCATGCAGGGCGAAAGCATGTGTGCGCTTGCGATCAACGAAGTATCGCTTCTGCGCGAAACGCGACAGGCTGCCAAACTTCGCATCAAGATCGACGGGGTTGAACGGCTGGCCGAGTTGGTCTGCGATGGCGCATTGGTCTGCACACCGGCTGGAAGCACGGCCTATAACCTGTCCGCACACGGTCCGATCCTGCCGATGGGAAGCGGCCTTATGGCCCTGACCCCGATCAGCCCGTTCCGCCCGCGTCGCTGGCGCGGGGCACTTCTGCCGCACGGTGCCGAAGTTGTTTTTGATGTGCAGGACCCGCAAAAACGTCCGGTTTCCGCCGTGGCCGACTATACCGAGGTTCGCGATGTCTCGCGCGTGATCATCCGCGAAGACAGCAACATGAAAATCAAATTGCTGTTCGATCCCGAACACAATCTGGAAGAACGCATTCTTAAGGAACAATTCGTCGAATGA
- a CDS encoding TetR/AcrR family transcriptional regulator has protein sequence MSKPPFSITTALARISHPDDPVDEGAIENAIAEHGQNALTTRQPRNPQATRKLILDAAFYEIRMAGFAGASINRILDRTGTTKGALYHHFPGKAKLAYAVIEECLPQYIDDVWLKPLDGEEDILPVMMGQVDSLGTKDAPKLLEGGCPLARLASGAAELDENLRKRIDGVYRYWRRGLALHLGHGQFNKTIRTDIEPSSVAEFIIATLHGFLTRPPALRNSETHDAFAREYARYLNGLRP, from the coding sequence ATGAGCAAACCGCCCTTTAGCATTACGACCGCACTGGCCCGGATTTCCCATCCGGATGACCCGGTCGATGAAGGTGCGATTGAAAATGCCATTGCCGAACATGGCCAAAACGCGCTGACAACGCGTCAGCCCCGCAATCCGCAGGCAACCCGCAAGCTGATCCTTGATGCCGCATTCTATGAAATCCGCATGGCAGGGTTTGCCGGGGCATCGATCAACCGGATTCTGGACCGTACCGGCACGACCAAGGGCGCGCTTTATCATCACTTTCCCGGCAAGGCGAAACTCGCCTATGCCGTGATCGAGGAATGCCTGCCGCAATATATCGATGATGTCTGGCTAAAACCGCTGGATGGCGAGGAAGATATCCTGCCGGTCATGATGGGGCAGGTCGATAGCCTTGGTACCAAGGATGCACCGAAACTGCTTGAAGGTGGCTGTCCTCTGGCGAGGCTGGCGTCGGGGGCGGCGGAACTTGATGAAAATCTGCGCAAGCGGATTGATGGGGTTTACCGATACTGGCGGCGCGGACTGGCGCTTCATCTGGGCCATGGGCAGTTCAATAAAACCATCCGCACCGACATCGAACCGTCCTCGGTGGCGGAATTCATCATCGCCACCCTGCATGGCTTTCTGACCCGCCCGCCTGCATTGCGTAACAGCGAAACCCACGATGCATTTGCGCGCGAATATGCGCGGTATCTGAACGGGCTGAGACCTTAG
- a CDS encoding sulfurtransferase, with protein sequence MRSLILSAAAAVAIVFGGAAAQAERLTEKPLVDAAWLSDNLENPSLVVVDIRSLTKEGSPYDAGHIPGAVFAPYGKFGWRAKVGDVVGQLPPVDVISARIGSLGIDNDKQVVVVPAGQNSSDFGSATRVYWTFKVLGHDAVTILDGGQRAWEAAGKPVSNEAVAPQAVAFNANFRPELLATADDVAKARENGVALVDARPVSQYKGESKSGVVARAGAIPGAVNISQSEFYNDQQGAFVASDVIEGLVENAGVAKDGAEITYCNTGHWASVAWFGLSEVMGNKNTRMYDGSMTEWAADPSREVVIPE encoded by the coding sequence ATGCGTTCTCTTATTCTTTCTGCTGCTGCGGCAGTGGCGATTGTCTTTGGCGGCGCGGCAGCACAGGCCGAGCGCCTGACGGAAAAGCCGCTGGTCGATGCCGCATGGCTTTCGGATAATCTGGAAAACCCGTCATTGGTGGTTGTCGATATCCGCTCGTTGACCAAAGAAGGCAGCCCCTATGATGCCGGGCATATCCCGGGTGCGGTTTTTGCGCCTTATGGCAAGTTTGGCTGGCGCGCCAAGGTTGGCGATGTTGTCGGCCAGTTGCCGCCGGTTGATGTGATATCGGCCCGGATCGGGAGCCTTGGCATTGATAATGACAAACAGGTTGTTGTCGTCCCGGCCGGTCAGAACAGCTCGGATTTCGGTTCGGCCACGCGTGTCTACTGGACCTTCAAGGTGCTGGGTCATGATGCCGTGACCATCCTTGATGGTGGGCAGCGTGCATGGGAAGCCGCTGGCAAGCCGGTCTCAAACGAGGCGGTTGCACCACAGGCCGTGGCCTTCAATGCCAATTTCCGCCCGGAGCTTCTGGCGACCGCCGATGACGTTGCCAAGGCGCGTGAAAATGGTGTTGCGCTGGTCGATGCCCGCCCGGTTTCGCAATATAAGGGCGAAAGCAAAAGCGGTGTTGTCGCTCGTGCCGGTGCCATTCCGGGGGCGGTCAATATTTCGCAGTCCGAGTTTTATAATGATCAGCAGGGTGCGTTTGTCGCATCCGATGTGATCGAAGGACTGGTGGAAAATGCCGGTGTTGCCAAGGACGGCGCAGAAATCACCTATTGCAATACCGGCCATTGGGCATCGGTTGCGTGGTTTGGCCTTTCGGAAGTGATGGGCAACAAAAACACCCGTATGTATGACGGCTCGATGACCGAATGGGCGGCTGATCCGTCGCGCGAAGTAGTCATTCCGGAATAA
- a CDS encoding YeeE/YedE family protein, with protein MSETTLNVRASGFSFDKGPAAVTAILFVIVAVLIAQAIDIHQAVLYGLGGLLGIALYHASFGFTGGWRRFSVEKRGRAMRAQLLMIGVAAAAFIPLLAIGAPLGTPIVGAVAPVGVSVLVGAFMFGLGMQLGGGCGSGTLFTVGGGSARMLLTLAFFIIGAVIGTAHLPMWLELPSLPPMSLGSEFGIWGGLGVTFAGLALIALITVWVEKRAHGSIEAAPAAPRAGFARLLHGPWPMVGTGVLLAGLNVATLLSAGHPWSITFGFGLWGAKIAQGIGIPVETWEFWNWAGPAKALSNSVLADNTSVMNFGIVIGAALAASLAGKFAPKVKVPFASLLAAAIGGILMGYGARLAFGCNIGAFFSGIASGSVHGWLWFVAAFAGSWIGIALRPVFGMDGFKKS; from the coding sequence ATGTCTGAAACGACCCTTAATGTCCGTGCTTCGGGCTTTAGTTTTGACAAAGGGCCCGCAGCCGTCACGGCCATCCTGTTTGTGATTGTCGCGGTGCTGATTGCGCAGGCCATCGATATCCATCAGGCCGTGCTTTATGGCCTTGGCGGGTTGCTGGGCATTGCCCTTTATCATGCGTCATTCGGTTTTACCGGCGGCTGGCGGCGATTTTCGGTTGAAAAGCGCGGCCGTGCGATGCGGGCCCAGCTTTTGATGATCGGCGTTGCAGCGGCGGCATTTATTCCGTTGCTTGCCATTGGTGCACCACTTGGCACCCCGATTGTAGGGGCGGTGGCACCGGTTGGTGTTTCGGTTCTGGTCGGTGCATTTATGTTTGGCCTTGGCATGCAGCTTGGCGGTGGATGCGGATCGGGCACGCTGTTTACGGTTGGTGGTGGCAGCGCGCGCATGTTGCTGACGCTTGCATTTTTTATCATCGGGGCGGTGATTGGTACGGCGCATTTGCCAATGTGGCTTGAACTGCCATCCCTTCCGCCCATGAGCCTTGGTAGCGAGTTCGGTATCTGGGGCGGTTTGGGCGTGACCTTTGCCGGTCTGGCATTGATTGCGCTGATCACGGTCTGGGTTGAAAAGCGTGCGCATGGTTCGATTGAAGCCGCACCGGCCGCACCGCGTGCGGGCTTTGCCCGGTTGCTGCATGGTCCATGGCCGATGGTCGGGACCGGTGTGCTTCTGGCGGGGCTTAACGTGGCAACGCTTTTGAGCGCGGGGCATCCATGGTCTATCACGTTCGGGTTTGGTCTTTGGGGGGCGAAGATCGCCCAAGGCATTGGCATTCCGGTCGAAACCTGGGAATTCTGGAACTGGGCCGGTCCGGCCAAGGCGCTTTCAAACTCGGTACTGGCGGATAATACCTCGGTGATGAATTTCGGCATCGTGATCGGGGCGGCATTGGCCGCAAGCCTTGCGGGCAAATTCGCGCCCAAGGTCAAGGTACCGTTTGCATCGCTTCTGGCGGCAGCGATTGGTGGAATATTGATGGGCTATGGGGCGCGTCTGGCATTTGGCTGCAATATCGGCGCGTTCTTTAGCGGCATCGCATCGGGCAGCGTGCATGGCTGGCTCTGGTTTGTTGCCGCCTTTGCCGGTAGCTGGATCGGGATTGCGCTTCGCCCGGTATTTGGCATGGACGGATTTAAAAAGTCATGA
- a CDS encoding DEAD/DEAH box helicase: protein MPTPIQAQAIPSLLEGKDLLGIAQTGTGKTAAFALPILDRLSKNETRTPAKSCRVLVLAPTRELAAQIGDSFRAYGRFMNTTVAVVVGGVAHGPQIKAITPGVDVLVATPGRLLDHIDAGKLKLNNVDVVVLDEADHMLDLGFLPPIKRIIKMLPRDRQNLFFSATMPTQIGQLAGDMLSDPVKVSVTPVATTQERVEQSVYMIEKNRKRQLLAELLDNPLFKRTLVFTRTKRGADRVARHLESCKISAAAIHGNKSQNQRERALNAFKDGQIGVLVATDIAARGIDVDGVTHVVNFELPNVPESYVHRIGRTARGGASGSAIAFCDEEERGLLRDIEKTTRQSIPVIDRRDAKAAAEQEAISKAERDANPDRRASNGNGSGRGRNGGGRPGAGGRNGQGRNEARGRNDRNDRNNDRRRTEETTRDAANGSENSGRYKGGIKGGADRNERNDRNNERTDRAAARPQGRDGVRRDGRDSRDARDTRNANGDNRVRTPKKVASNGAGGGDNRIASNLSFLGSSDERRTTGNGASANGKPGNSGKPAARNARPGRARPGKPVGGRLGARPNGERRSENNSGNRSRRETA from the coding sequence GTGCCCACGCCGATCCAGGCACAGGCCATCCCATCTCTCCTTGAAGGTAAAGACCTTCTGGGGATAGCACAGACCGGCACTGGCAAGACTGCTGCTTTTGCACTGCCGATTCTGGACCGTCTTTCCAAAAACGAAACCCGCACTCCGGCGAAATCGTGCCGTGTGCTTGTGCTTGCGCCGACGCGCGAACTGGCTGCCCAGATTGGCGACAGCTTCCGTGCCTATGGCCGCTTCATGAACACCACGGTTGCCGTTGTTGTTGGCGGTGTCGCACATGGCCCGCAGATCAAGGCGATTACGCCGGGTGTCGACGTTCTTGTCGCAACGCCGGGCCGTTTGCTTGATCACATTGATGCAGGCAAGCTCAAGCTGAACAATGTCGATGTCGTCGTGCTCGACGAAGCCGATCACATGCTTGATCTTGGCTTCCTGCCGCCGATCAAACGCATCATCAAGATGTTGCCGCGTGATCGTCAGAACCTGTTCTTCTCGGCCACCATGCCGACCCAGATCGGTCAACTTGCCGGTGATATGCTTTCCGATCCGGTCAAGGTTTCGGTGACCCCGGTTGCCACGACCCAGGAACGTGTCGAGCAGTCAGTCTATATGATCGAGAAAAACCGTAAGCGTCAGCTTCTGGCGGAATTGCTTGATAACCCGCTTTTCAAACGTACTCTCGTTTTCACCCGCACCAAGCGCGGGGCGGATCGTGTGGCGCGTCATCTTGAAAGCTGCAAAATCAGTGCTGCCGCGATTCATGGCAATAAAAGCCAGAATCAGCGTGAACGTGCACTGAATGCGTTTAAAGATGGTCAGATCGGCGTTCTGGTCGCAACCGACATTGCCGCACGCGGCATTGATGTCGATGGTGTGACCCATGTTGTGAATTTCGAACTTCCGAACGTCCCGGAAAGCTATGTGCACCGTATCGGTCGTACCGCCCGCGGTGGTGCCAGCGGTTCGGCGATTGCATTCTGTGACGAGGAAGAACGCGGTCTTTTGCGTGATATCGAAAAAACCACCCGTCAGTCGATCCCGGTCATCGATCGTCGCGATGCCAAGGCAGCCGCCGAGCAGGAAGCGATTTCGAAAGCCGAGCGCGATGCCAATCCGGACCGTCGTGCCAGTAATGGCAACGGTAGCGGACGTGGTCGCAATGGTGGTGGTCGTCCGGGTGCTGGTGGTCGTAATGGTCAGGGTCGCAATGAGGCCCGTGGTCGTAATGATCGCAATGACCGGAACAATGATCGCCGTCGCACCGAAGAAACCACGCGTGATGCAGCCAATGGTTCGGAAAATTCCGGCCGGTACAAGGGCGGTATCAAAGGTGGTGCGGATCGCAACGAACGCAATGATCGCAATAACGAGCGTACTGATCGTGCTGCGGCCCGTCCGCAGGGTCGTGATGGTGTGCGCCGTGACGGTCGTGATAGCCGCGATGCCCGTGATACCCGTAACGCCAATGGCGATAACCGGGTTCGTACGCCCAAGAAGGTGGCTTCGAACGGCGCGGGCGGCGGTGACAACCGTATTGCATCGAACCTTTCATTCCTTGGCAGCTCGGACGAGCGCCGCACGACCGGCAACGGTGCGAGTGCAAATGGTAAACCGGGCAATTCCGGCAAACCAGCAGCCCGCAACGCACGCCCCGGCCGCGCGCGCCCCGGCAAGCCAGTTGGTGGTCGCCTGGGCGCACGCCCGAATGGTGAGCGCCGTTCTGAAAACAATTCCGGAAACCGCAGCAGGCGCGAAACCGCCTGA
- a CDS encoding cold-shock protein, whose protein sequence is MATGTVKWFNATKGFGFIQPDEGGNDVFLHISAVERAGMNHPQEGDKINYELRTDSRSGRVSADDLTAA, encoded by the coding sequence ATGGCAACTGGTACCGTTAAATGGTTCAACGCAACCAAAGGCTTTGGTTTCATTCAGCCGGACGAAGGCGGAAATGACGTATTCCTGCACATCAGCGCCGTTGAACGCGCTGGTATGAACCACCCGCAGGAAGGCGACAAGATCAACTACGAACTGCGCACCGACTCCCGTTCGGGTCGCGTTTCGGCTGACGATCTGACCGCTGCCTAA